The DNA sequence TCCCTAATCGCAGTATTAAGTAAGTCCCCATCACTAGCCTCATAATGCCCACCTGGAAAGGCAGCATCCCCACTCCATGGATCCCTTGGATTCATAATCCTCTTACCCACTAACACCATTGCGTCTGGGCACTCCTTCAATATCACTGCAACCGCAGCCCACGCCTTCCCGTCACTCGGCTTAAATAGGCTAGGAACCATAATCTATGTTTTAAACTAAGTCCTCATTTAAACACTTTACTTCATCACTAATAGGGGTCTACTTATTTTAAACACAACCAGTGGGCTTGGGTGCACCAGCAACCCTGCACGCCCCCTTAGCTGGGCCATTTGGGAATAATTGGTATATCCTCTGGAGTGGTATTCCTGTTTCCTTAACAAGCATTCTTATTGGTGGGCACATGCCGAACCTCTCCCAGTACTGCCTCAGGTACTTAACCACCTTCCAGTGTTCATCCTTCATAACACCCATTTGCCCAGTATCCGGGTCACGGCACTCTTCCCTGCACAGTATCTTAGCCACCTCCTCATTCCATGTTGATGGATCCTT is a window from the Caldivirga sp. genome containing:
- a CDS encoding TusE/DsrC/DsvC family sulfur relay protein, with protein sequence MSLKYMEVGGRKIELDEDGFLKDPSTWNEEVAKILCREECRDPDTGQMGVMKDEHWKVVKYLRQYWERFGMCPPIRMLVKETGIPLQRIYQLFPNGPAKGACRVAGAPKPTGCV